The Arvicola amphibius chromosome 11, mArvAmp1.2, whole genome shotgun sequence genome has a segment encoding these proteins:
- the Npy2r gene encoding neuropeptide Y receptor type 2 isoform X2 produces the protein MGPVGTEAEENQTAEAKVEPYGPGHTTPRGELPPDPEPELIDSTKLVEVQVVLILAYCSIILLGVIGNSLVIHVVIKFKTMRTVTNFFIANLAVADLLVNTLCLPFTLTYTLMGEWKMGPVLCHLVPYAQGLAVQVSTITLTVIALDRHRCIVYHLESKISKRISFLIIGLAWGISALLASPLAIFREYSLIEIIPDFEIVACTEKWPGEEKSVYGTVYSLSTLLILYVLPLGIISFSYARIWNKLKNHVSPGAASDHYHQRRHKTTKMLVCVVVVFAVSWLPLHAFQLAVDIDSHVLDLKEYKLIFTVFHIIAMCSTFANPLLYGWMNSNYRKAFLSAFRCEQRLDAIHSEVSMTFKAKKNLEVKKNNGPTDSFSEATNV, from the coding sequence ATGGGCCCCGTAGGTACAGAGGCGGAGGAGAACCAGACCGCAGAAGCAAAGGTGGAGCCCTATGGGCCGGGGCACACCACTCCTAGAGGTGAACTGCCCCCTGATCCCGAGCCGGAGCTCATAGACAGCACCAAGCTGGTTGAGGTACAGGTGGTCCTCATATTGGCCTATTGCTCCATCATCTTGCTGGGCGTAATTGGCAACTCCCTGGTCATCCACGTGGTGATCAAATTCAAGACGATGCGCACGGTGACCAACTTTTTCATCGCCAATCTGGCTGTGGCAGACCTTTTGGTGAATACCCTTTGCCTGCCGTTCACTCTGACCTATACCCTGATGGGAGAGTGGAAAATGGGTCCAGTCCTCTGCCACTTGGTGCCCTACGCTCAGGGTCTGGCAGTGCAAGTGTCCACGATAACTTTGACAGTCATTGCCCTCGACCGACACCGCTGCATTGTGTACCATCTGGAGAGCAAGATCTCCAAGCGAATCAGCTTCCTGATTATTGGTCTGGCCTGGGGCATCAGCGCCCTGCTGGCGAGTCCCCTGGCCATCTTCCGGGAGTACTCACTGATTGAGATCATTCCCGACTTTGAGATTGTGGCCTGTACCGAGAAGTGGCCTGGTGAGGAGAAGAGTGTCTACGGCACGGTCTACAGTCTTTCCACCTTACTAATCCTGTATGTTCTGCCTCTGGGCATCATATCTTTCTCCTACGCCCGTATCTGGAATAAGCTGAAGAACCATGTCAGCCCGGGAGCTGCAAGCGACCATTACCATCAGCGAAGGcacaaaacaaccaaaatgctggtgtgtgtggttgtggtgTTTGCCGTCAGCTGGCTGCCGCTCCACGCCTTCCAACTTGCTGTGGACATTGACAGCCACGTCCTGGACCTGAAGGAGTACAAACTCATCTTCACGGTGTTCCACATTATCGCCATGTGCTCCACCTTCGCCAACCCTCTACTCTACGGCTGGATGAACAGCAACTACAGAAAGGCTTTCCTCTCCGCCTTCCGGTGTGAGCAGAGGCTGGACGCCATCCACTCGGAGGTGTCTATGACCTTCAAGGCTAAAAAGAACCTGGAAGTCAAAAAGAACAACGGCCCCACTGACTCTTTTTCGGAGGCTACCAATGTCTAA
- the Npy2r gene encoding neuropeptide Y receptor type 2 isoform X1 — protein sequence MGPVGTEAEENQTAEAKVEPYGPGHTTPRVIALDRHRCIVYHLESKISKRISFLIIGLAWGISALLASPLAIFREYSLIEIIPDFEIVACTEKWPGEEKSVYGTVYSLSTLLILYVLPLGIISFSYARIWNKLKNHVSPGAASDHYHQRRHKTTKMLVCVVVVFAVSWLPLHAFQLAVDIDSHVLDLKEYKLIFTVFHIIAMCSTFANPLLYGWMNSNYRKAFLSAFRCEQRLDAIHSEVSMTFKAKKNLEVKKNNGPTDSFSEATNV from the exons ATGGGCCCCGTAGGTACAGAGGCGGAGGAGAACCAGACCGCAGAAGCAAAGGTGGAGCCCTATGGGCCGGGGCACACCACTCCTAGAG TCATTGCCCTCGACCGACACCGCTGCATTGTGTACCATCTGGAGAGCAAGATCTCCAAGCGAATCAGCTTCCTGATTATTGGTCTGGCCTGGGGCATCAGCGCCCTGCTGGCGAGTCCCCTGGCCATCTTCCGGGAGTACTCACTGATTGAGATCATTCCCGACTTTGAGATTGTGGCCTGTACCGAGAAGTGGCCTGGTGAGGAGAAGAGTGTCTACGGCACGGTCTACAGTCTTTCCACCTTACTAATCCTGTATGTTCTGCCTCTGGGCATCATATCTTTCTCCTACGCCCGTATCTGGAATAAGCTGAAGAACCATGTCAGCCCGGGAGCTGCAAGCGACCATTACCATCAGCGAAGGcacaaaacaaccaaaatgctggtgtgtgtggttgtggtgTTTGCCGTCAGCTGGCTGCCGCTCCACGCCTTCCAACTTGCTGTGGACATTGACAGCCACGTCCTGGACCTGAAGGAGTACAAACTCATCTTCACGGTGTTCCACATTATCGCCATGTGCTCCACCTTCGCCAACCCTCTACTCTACGGCTGGATGAACAGCAACTACAGAAAGGCTTTCCTCTCCGCCTTCCGGTGTGAGCAGAGGCTGGACGCCATCCACTCGGAGGTGTCTATGACCTTCAAGGCTAAAAAGAACCTGGAAGTCAAAAAGAACAACGGCCCCACTGACTCTTTTTCGGAGGCTACCAATGTCTAA